Proteins co-encoded in one Christiangramia fulva genomic window:
- the dnaG gene encoding DNA primase, which translates to MISKATIDTVFETARVEEVIGDFVQLKRSGSNLKGLSPFTDERTPSFMVSPVKQIWKDFSSGKGGNVVAFLMEHEHFTYPEAIKYLAKKYGIDIDETEQSDEQKELANERESMYLVSEYASKYFQEVLHETEEGKAIGLSYFKERGFTAETIKKFDLGYSPEEWEAFTSRALEEGYQLEYLEKTGLSIVKEDRKFDRFKGRVMFPIHSMSGRVLGFGGRILSNTKKAAKYLNSPESDIYHKSKVLYGIYYAKQAIAREDNCYLVEGYTDVIQLHQSGIENTVSSSGTALTSEQIRLINRLTKNITVLFDGDAAGTRASLRGIDLILEQGMNVKVCTFPEGEDPDSFARANSEEDLKEYLEENARDFISYKASLLMEEAKNDPIKKAELIRDMVNSISKIPDNIQREVYLQECSRIMDISENVLYASLAQIQKKDSKTSAKQQKPMEVVREESQPRAKVDHLYVLERNIIKILMLYGNKEEDFEDLLLKENKETGELVLEPETQHSKVFKKVFLDLQDDEIAFSNEEFKKLYNLLISKLNSKENEDFAVENIINELEPEEASRITDILMEEEQYELHSWDRHDIPVKEKDQTVSQFVSQTILNLRRHLIDCKLNDLLENIRNVETEEEKTDIKTEVMGFNKLRTLLSERLGRVM; encoded by the coding sequence TTGATCTCAAAAGCTACCATAGATACAGTCTTTGAAACCGCTCGTGTAGAGGAGGTTATCGGTGATTTCGTTCAGCTGAAGCGTTCGGGAAGCAACCTGAAAGGGCTTAGCCCTTTTACCGATGAAAGAACCCCGAGTTTTATGGTTTCGCCGGTAAAACAGATATGGAAGGATTTCAGTAGTGGAAAAGGAGGAAATGTGGTTGCCTTCTTGATGGAACACGAACATTTTACCTATCCCGAAGCCATTAAATACCTTGCTAAAAAATACGGTATTGATATAGACGAAACAGAGCAGAGCGATGAGCAGAAGGAGCTGGCAAATGAGCGGGAGAGTATGTATCTGGTTTCAGAATATGCCAGTAAATATTTTCAGGAAGTACTTCATGAAACCGAAGAAGGAAAGGCAATTGGTTTAAGCTATTTCAAGGAAAGAGGATTTACAGCCGAAACGATCAAGAAATTTGATCTTGGATATTCTCCTGAAGAGTGGGAAGCTTTTACCAGCAGGGCTCTGGAAGAAGGTTATCAACTGGAATATTTAGAAAAAACAGGTCTCAGCATTGTAAAAGAAGATAGAAAATTCGATCGGTTCAAAGGCCGTGTGATGTTTCCAATTCATTCCATGTCTGGCCGTGTGTTGGGGTTTGGCGGTAGAATTCTTTCCAATACAAAAAAAGCCGCAAAATACCTGAATTCTCCCGAGAGCGATATTTACCATAAAAGTAAGGTGCTTTATGGGATCTATTATGCCAAACAAGCGATCGCACGGGAAGACAATTGCTACCTGGTAGAAGGATATACCGATGTAATACAGTTGCATCAAAGCGGAATAGAGAATACGGTTTCCTCATCGGGGACCGCTTTGACATCAGAACAGATAAGGCTGATCAACCGGCTTACAAAAAATATTACCGTTCTTTTTGATGGAGATGCGGCGGGAACCAGGGCTTCTTTGCGAGGTATCGATCTCATTCTCGAGCAGGGAATGAACGTAAAAGTTTGCACTTTTCCCGAAGGTGAAGATCCTGATAGCTTTGCCAGGGCAAATTCAGAGGAAGACCTGAAAGAATATCTCGAAGAAAATGCCAGGGATTTTATCAGCTATAAGGCTTCTTTGCTAATGGAGGAGGCTAAGAACGATCCCATTAAAAAGGCTGAGCTCATCAGGGATATGGTAAATAGTATTTCCAAAATTCCCGATAATATACAACGGGAAGTTTACCTGCAGGAATGTTCGAGGATCATGGATATTTCTGAAAATGTACTTTATGCGAGTCTTGCGCAAATTCAGAAAAAAGATTCAAAAACTTCTGCGAAACAGCAAAAGCCAATGGAGGTGGTTCGGGAAGAATCCCAACCTCGCGCTAAGGTTGACCATCTGTACGTTCTGGAGCGAAATATTATAAAGATCCTTATGCTTTACGGGAATAAGGAAGAAGATTTTGAAGATTTGTTGTTGAAGGAGAATAAGGAAACGGGAGAACTGGTTCTTGAACCTGAGACTCAGCATTCCAAAGTATTTAAAAAGGTATTTCTGGATTTACAGGATGACGAAATTGCCTTTTCTAATGAGGAATTTAAAAAGCTTTATAACCTTTTAATTTCCAAACTCAATAGTAAAGAAAACGAAGATTTTGCAGTAGAAAACATCATTAATGAGCTTGAACCTGAAGAAGCTTCAAGAATTACTGATATCCTCATGGAAGAAGAACAATACGAATTGCATAGCTGGGACCGCCATGATATTCCCGTAAAGGAAAAAGACCAGACCGTTAGCCAGTTCGTGAGTCAGACGATATTAAACCTTCGCAGGCATCTCATCGATTGTAAGCTGAATGACCTTCTGGAGAATATCAGAAATGTCGAGACCGAAGAAGAGAAGACAGATATTAAAACCGAAGTAATGGGTTTTAATAAATTGAGAACTCTTCTATCAGAGAGATTAGGAAGGGTTATGTAG
- a CDS encoding RNA polymerase sigma factor has product MKVIQLFKNESLLIKRAAAGNREAQQKIYELYSPKMLSLCRRYIKDLHHAEEAMLNGFFKVFTHLKEFKSEGSFEGWIRKIMVRESISFLRQQKKLEFTEEIENGTAEVYNNINSEMEVAEIQKMIDDLPEGYKLVFILYAVEGYKHSEISEMLNITEGTSKSQLFKARKMLQEKLKSNNLSSYGTN; this is encoded by the coding sequence GTGAAAGTCATACAGCTTTTTAAGAATGAATCTCTTTTGATCAAAAGGGCCGCAGCGGGTAACCGTGAAGCCCAGCAAAAGATATATGAACTGTATTCACCTAAAATGCTAAGCCTGTGCCGGAGATACATCAAAGATCTTCATCATGCCGAGGAAGCAATGCTTAACGGATTTTTTAAGGTCTTTACTCACTTGAAAGAATTTAAATCGGAAGGCAGTTTTGAAGGCTGGATCAGAAAGATAATGGTACGGGAGTCGATCTCGTTTTTAAGGCAACAAAAAAAGTTAGAATTCACTGAAGAAATTGAAAATGGTACGGCCGAAGTCTATAATAATATCAATTCTGAAATGGAAGTGGCCGAAATTCAGAAGATGATCGACGACTTGCCCGAAGGTTATAAACTGGTTTTTATTCTTTACGCGGTGGAAGGATATAAACATTCTGAAATTTCAGAAATGTTGAATATTACGGAGGGTACTTCAAAATCCCAATTATTTAAAGCACGAAAAATGCTTCAGGAAAAATTAAAATCTAATAATCTCAGCAGTTATGGCACCAATTAA
- the rluF gene encoding 23S rRNA pseudouridine(2604) synthase RluF has protein sequence MAEEIRINKYLSQLGYCSRREADKLIAQGRVTVNGKIPEMGTKVMPGDEVAVNGKKVSEKELEEAPVYIAFNKPVGVVCTTNSKVEKNNIIDFINYPKRIFPVGRLDKNSEGLILLTNDGEIVNRILRGRHQHEKEYVVRVNKPLTADFLKKMSGGVPILDTVTRKCEVERLEKNTFRIVLTQGLNRQIRRMCEFLGYEVTSLKRIRIMNIDLDIPTGKWRDLTEQELQELNQLLENSGKH, from the coding sequence ATGGCCGAAGAAATTAGAATCAATAAATATTTAAGTCAGCTGGGGTACTGTTCCAGGCGGGAAGCCGATAAACTTATCGCGCAGGGAAGAGTGACCGTTAACGGAAAAATTCCCGAAATGGGTACCAAAGTAATGCCGGGCGATGAAGTCGCCGTAAATGGTAAAAAAGTTTCAGAAAAAGAACTTGAAGAAGCTCCGGTTTACATTGCTTTCAACAAACCGGTAGGAGTAGTTTGCACCACCAATTCAAAAGTTGAAAAGAACAATATTATAGATTTCATCAATTACCCAAAACGCATTTTTCCGGTTGGCAGGCTTGATAAAAATAGTGAAGGCCTCATTCTTCTAACAAATGACGGCGAAATTGTAAACCGAATTCTACGCGGAAGGCATCAGCATGAAAAAGAATACGTGGTTAGGGTGAATAAGCCCCTTACCGCCGATTTCCTCAAAAAAATGTCAGGTGGCGTACCTATTCTTGATACTGTAACACGCAAATGCGAGGTGGAGAGACTTGAAAAAAATACTTTCCGCATCGTGCTGACTCAGGGCCTGAATCGCCAGATTAGAAGAATGTGTGAATTTTTAGGCTATGAAGTTACTTCCCTTAAACGCATCAGGATTATGAATATTGATCTCGACATTCCTACGGGAAAATGGCGCGACCTCACTGAACAGGAACTTCAGGAGCTAAATCAGCTACTGGAAAATTCTGGTAAACACTGA
- a CDS encoding VOC family protein, with the protein MKIQPFHLAIPVSDLEKCRKFYKETLGCGEGRSSDHWVDFNFFGHQLVIHYQDPAEKAKESSNPVDGKDVPVPHFGVVLEWDVFHEFAKLLKTKKIKFVIEPYIRFEGKPGEQATMFFKDPCGNALEFKAFKNMDQLFAR; encoded by the coding sequence ATGAAGATACAACCCTTTCATCTGGCCATTCCTGTTTCTGATCTCGAGAAGTGCAGGAAATTCTACAAAGAAACTCTGGGCTGCGGAGAAGGCCGCAGCAGCGACCATTGGGTAGATTTTAATTTCTTCGGTCATCAACTGGTAATTCACTATCAGGATCCAGCCGAAAAAGCCAAAGAAAGTTCAAATCCCGTAGATGGGAAAGACGTTCCTGTTCCTCATTTTGGTGTGGTACTGGAATGGGATGTTTTCCATGAATTTGCTAAATTACTGAAAACCAAGAAGATAAAATTTGTCATTGAACCTTATATTAGATTCGAAGGAAAACCGGGAGAACAGGCGACCATGTTTTTCAAAGATCCCTGCGGAAATGCTCTTGAATTCAAGGCTTTTAAAAATATGGACCAGCTTTTTGCCCGATAA
- a CDS encoding AI-2E family transporter, protein MDRLKPSLVRQIFVLMLILFLTVLIFGEILPYLSGVLGAVTLYVLMKGWMRRLVARGWKPPIAAALLMTGSFVGILIPVSITAFMLTTKIGKAVANSERVLSAIKAQLNSAEEYLGYNISGSIDTSAITNWISANLQSLAGGTFNAFIAIGIMYFMLYYMLINRSSLRETMIDYIPLGKDNLRIIGDESDELVKSNALGIPLVAFVQGVIALIGFLIFGVPDPFFWFVITAIGSMIPFIGTAIGIVPAVILLFAQASDWQAIALLIYGFVVVGASDNVVRLYVLERLASVHPLITLFGVIVGVPLFGFIGLIFGPLLISLFILILKIYKKEYGNSHHRL, encoded by the coding sequence ATGGACAGACTTAAACCGTCACTGGTACGACAGATCTTCGTACTGATGCTCATCCTTTTTCTAACCGTATTGATATTCGGGGAAATCCTTCCTTATTTATCAGGAGTACTCGGTGCGGTAACCCTTTATGTTTTAATGAAAGGCTGGATGAGGCGATTGGTAGCACGAGGCTGGAAACCACCTATTGCAGCTGCATTGCTCATGACCGGTTCTTTCGTAGGTATTTTAATCCCCGTTTCTATCACAGCCTTTATGCTTACCACCAAAATCGGGAAAGCAGTGGCAAATTCGGAACGAGTGCTCAGCGCAATTAAAGCGCAATTAAATTCTGCCGAGGAATATTTAGGCTATAATATTAGCGGAAGCATTGACACCTCGGCCATCACTAATTGGATCTCTGCAAATCTCCAAAGCCTTGCCGGAGGTACTTTCAATGCTTTTATCGCGATCGGGATCATGTATTTTATGCTTTATTATATGCTGATCAACCGATCTTCTCTTCGGGAGACCATGATCGATTATATTCCTTTAGGAAAAGACAACCTCCGAATTATTGGTGATGAAAGCGATGAACTCGTAAAATCGAATGCCCTGGGAATCCCCCTGGTAGCTTTTGTTCAGGGAGTCATAGCTTTAATAGGTTTCCTTATTTTTGGAGTTCCCGATCCGTTTTTCTGGTTCGTAATTACCGCCATTGGTTCGATGATCCCTTTTATAGGAACTGCTATAGGGATTGTTCCGGCAGTAATTTTACTCTTTGCCCAGGCCAGTGACTGGCAGGCAATCGCGTTGTTAATCTATGGTTTCGTTGTGGTGGGAGCCAGCGACAATGTTGTGAGGCTGTATGTGCTCGAACGACTTGCAAGTGTGCATCCGCTTATTACACTTTTTGGTGTTATCGTGGGAGTGCCTCTTTTCGGATTTATCGGACTCATATTCGGGCCATTACTTATTTCCCTTTTTATTTTAATTCTGAAAATTTATAAAAAGGAGTATGGAAATTCCCACCACAGACTTTAA
- a CDS encoding YkvA family protein has translation MFGKKKEKQKEKLDEGFMKAEIARVDEDDVTVALDSQKEIDRKLNNSNTLKKYAELANVMFGMLKDYRKGIYKEVPWFTIATIAFAFLYILNPFDIMPDFVPGIGYIDDLAVLTFGLRFIQTDIHRYLDWKLEND, from the coding sequence ATGTTCGGAAAAAAGAAAGAGAAACAAAAAGAAAAACTGGATGAAGGCTTTATGAAAGCCGAAATTGCCAGGGTAGATGAAGACGATGTGACCGTTGCTTTGGACAGTCAGAAGGAAATAGACCGGAAGCTGAACAATTCAAATACCTTGAAAAAGTATGCCGAATTGGCCAATGTGATGTTTGGAATGCTGAAAGATTATCGCAAGGGTATTTATAAGGAAGTGCCATGGTTTACCATCGCGACCATTGCTTTCGCTTTTCTTTACATTCTGAATCCCTTTGACATAATGCCGGATTTTGTACCTGGCATCGGATATATAGATGATCTTGCCGTGCTAACTTTCGGATTGAGATTCATTCAAACCGATATTCATCGCTATCTTGACTGGAAACTGGAGAATGATTAA
- a CDS encoding bifunctional 5,10-methylenetetrahydrofolate dehydrogenase/5,10-methenyltetrahydrofolate cyclohydrolase produces the protein MTILDGKKVSSDIKDEIAAEVTKIKERGGKVPHLAAIIVGKDGASLTYVNSKVKACKRVGFESSLYRLPNTVSELELLAKIEELNQNDDIDGFIVQLPLPPQIDTQKVLNAVDPDKDVDGFHPTNFGKMALDMTSFIPATPFGILELLERYDIPTKGKHTVVIGRSYIVGRPMSILMGRSGFPGNSTVTLTHEFTKNITQVTSQADIIIIAVGIPDFLKAEMIKDDAVIIDVGITRVPDENAERGYVIRGDVDFENVSKRASHITPVPGGVGPMTVAMLLKNTLLARERHKHRADEAAKNK, from the coding sequence ATGACAATTCTCGATGGGAAAAAAGTAAGTAGTGATATTAAGGATGAGATCGCTGCTGAGGTTACTAAAATAAAAGAAAGAGGAGGGAAAGTTCCCCATCTGGCTGCCATCATAGTAGGGAAAGACGGTGCCAGTCTCACCTACGTTAACAGCAAAGTGAAAGCCTGTAAAAGAGTGGGATTTGAGTCTTCACTTTACCGACTTCCTAATACGGTGAGTGAATTGGAGCTTCTCGCTAAAATTGAAGAGCTTAATCAAAATGATGATATTGATGGTTTTATAGTGCAGCTTCCGCTACCGCCGCAAATCGATACCCAAAAAGTTTTAAACGCTGTAGATCCCGATAAGGATGTGGACGGTTTCCACCCCACAAATTTCGGCAAAATGGCTCTTGATATGACTTCCTTTATTCCTGCGACGCCCTTCGGAATTTTGGAATTACTGGAGCGTTATGATATTCCTACCAAAGGTAAACATACTGTGGTGATTGGCCGGAGTTATATTGTTGGCCGCCCCATGAGCATTTTAATGGGCCGCAGTGGTTTCCCTGGAAATTCTACGGTTACCCTCACTCACGAGTTTACCAAAAATATCACGCAGGTCACTTCGCAGGCCGATATTATCATTATCGCGGTGGGAATTCCTGATTTTCTGAAAGCCGAAATGATCAAAGATGATGCGGTGATCATAGACGTTGGAATTACCCGCGTACCTGATGAAAATGCCGAAAGAGGCTACGTGATCAGGGGAGATGTTGATTTTGAAAATGTAAGTAAAAGGGCTTCGCATATCACTCCGGTGCCCGGCGGAGTTGGACCCATGACCGTCGCCATGCTTTTAAAAAATACACTGCTGGCCAGGGAAAGACATAAACACAGAGCCGATGAGGCAGCAAAAAATAAATAG
- the ffh gene encoding signal recognition particle protein encodes MFDSLSDKLDSAFHVLKGHGQITEINVAESLKEVRRALVDADVNYKIAKEFTNTVKEKALGQDVLKTLKPGQLMVKLVKDELTELMGGEAEGIDLSGNPSIILMSGLQGSGKTTFSGKLADYLKRKKTKKPLLVACDVYRPAAINQLHVVGEQVDVEVYSEEGNQDPVAISKSAIAYAKENGHNVVIIDTAGRLAVDEMMMTEISNIKDAIQPQETLFVVDAMTGQDAVNTAKTFNERLDFDGVILTKLDGDTRGGAAISIKSVVNKPIKFIGTGEKMDAMDVFYPSRMADRILGMGDVVSLVERAQEQYDEEEARKLQKKIAKNKFGFDDFLNQLQQIKKMGSMKDLLGMIPGAGKMLKDVDIDDDAFKGIEAIIHSMTPEERSEPKLINASRKKRIAKGSGTSVQEVNQLLKQFNQMGKMMKMMQGGGGQKMMQMMKGMK; translated from the coding sequence ATGTTTGATAGTTTAAGTGACAAGTTAGATAGTGCCTTTCATGTACTGAAAGGTCATGGGCAAATTACCGAGATCAATGTTGCAGAAAGTCTGAAAGAGGTGCGACGCGCCCTTGTAGATGCCGATGTGAACTATAAGATTGCCAAAGAATTCACCAATACTGTTAAAGAAAAGGCCCTCGGGCAGGACGTTCTGAAAACACTGAAGCCAGGCCAGTTAATGGTGAAACTGGTAAAAGATGAGCTTACCGAATTGATGGGAGGAGAAGCGGAAGGCATAGATCTTTCGGGAAATCCTTCAATAATTTTGATGTCGGGGCTGCAGGGTAGTGGTAAAACAACTTTCTCTGGGAAACTTGCTGATTATCTCAAACGTAAGAAGACTAAAAAACCATTATTGGTAGCCTGTGATGTTTACCGTCCTGCGGCGATCAACCAGCTGCATGTGGTAGGTGAGCAGGTGGATGTTGAGGTATATTCTGAAGAAGGAAACCAGGATCCGGTTGCGATCTCTAAATCGGCAATTGCTTACGCGAAAGAAAATGGACATAATGTGGTGATCATCGATACCGCCGGTCGTTTGGCCGTTGATGAGATGATGATGACCGAAATCTCAAATATCAAAGACGCCATTCAGCCTCAGGAAACACTTTTCGTGGTAGATGCCATGACTGGTCAGGATGCGGTGAACACGGCGAAAACTTTTAATGAGAGACTTGATTTTGACGGGGTGATCCTTACAAAATTAGATGGTGATACCCGTGGTGGTGCTGCGATTTCGATTAAATCGGTGGTGAATAAACCGATAAAATTTATCGGAACCGGGGAAAAAATGGATGCGATGGATGTTTTCTATCCTTCGCGTATGGCTGATAGAATTCTGGGAATGGGGGATGTTGTTTCCCTTGTGGAAAGAGCTCAGGAACAGTATGACGAGGAAGAGGCCAGAAAACTTCAGAAGAAAATTGCCAAAAACAAGTTCGGTTTTGACGACTTCCTGAATCAACTTCAGCAGATCAAGAAAATGGGATCTATGAAGGATCTTTTGGGAATGATCCCCGGAGCCGGGAAAATGCTGAAAGATGTCGATATCGATGATGATGCTTTTAAAGGAATTGAAGCTATTATACATTCCATGACCCCGGAAGAAAGAAGTGAGCCAAAACTCATCAATGCCAGCAGAAAGAAAAGAATTGCCAAAGGGTCGGGAACTTCAGTTCAGGAAGTGAACCAATTGCTGAAACAATTCAACCAGATGGGTAAAATGATGAAAATGATGCAGGGAGGCGGTGGCCAAAAAATGATGCAAATGATGAAGGGGATGAAATAG
- the argS gene encoding arginine--tRNA ligase — MNIEKILAVKVKEAVLKNYGLEPENIEFQPTRKDFEGDITLVVFPMMKQIKTNPAQLAENIGKYLEAEVEEVAGYNVVKGFLNIIISDNFYVNFFNEVKDREDYGILLPQSDASGIMVEYSSPNTNKPLHLGHIRNNLLGYSVSEILKAAGNEVYKVQVINDRGIHICKSMVAWQKFGNGETPESTGLKGDKLVGNYYVKFDQEYKKEIARLREEGKSEDEAKAEAPIFVEAKEMLRKWEANDPEVVKLWEMMNNWVYKGFDKTYKALGVDFDKNYYESQTYILGKDEVLKGLEEGVFYKKEDGSVWIDLSEEGLDEKIVLRSDGTAVYMTQDIGTAIQRFRDFNINQLVYTVGNEQDYHFKVLFLILKKLGYDWADSLYHLSYGMVDLPSGKMKSREGTVVDADDLIEEMTQTAKSISEELGKLDEYTEEEKEELYRIIGLGALKYYILKVDPRKRILFDPEESVDFQGNTGPFIQYTYARIQSILRKADFDFSEELSKDFSFHEKEKELIKTLQLYPETIGLAAENHSPALIANYVYELVKSFNSFYQNVPILGIDDENEKIFRVQLSNLVANVIKSGFRLLGIEVPERM; from the coding sequence ATGAATATTGAAAAAATTCTTGCGGTTAAAGTCAAAGAAGCGGTTCTTAAAAATTACGGGTTAGAACCTGAAAATATCGAATTTCAGCCTACGCGGAAGGATTTTGAGGGAGATATTACGTTGGTGGTGTTTCCCATGATGAAACAAATTAAAACGAATCCTGCCCAATTGGCCGAAAATATCGGGAAATATCTTGAAGCTGAAGTTGAAGAAGTAGCCGGTTACAATGTTGTAAAAGGTTTCCTGAATATTATTATCAGTGACAACTTCTATGTGAATTTTTTCAATGAGGTGAAAGACCGGGAAGATTATGGAATTTTGCTGCCTCAGAGCGATGCCAGCGGAATTATGGTTGAATATTCTTCACCAAATACAAATAAGCCACTGCATCTGGGCCATATCAGGAACAATCTTTTGGGATATTCGGTTTCTGAGATCCTGAAAGCCGCCGGCAATGAAGTTTATAAGGTGCAGGTGATCAATGACCGTGGGATTCATATTTGTAAATCGATGGTCGCGTGGCAGAAATTTGGCAATGGCGAAACTCCTGAATCTACGGGATTAAAAGGAGATAAACTGGTCGGGAATTATTACGTGAAATTTGACCAGGAATACAAAAAGGAAATTGCCCGGCTCCGCGAAGAAGGAAAAAGTGAAGACGAAGCGAAGGCTGAAGCCCCTATTTTTGTAGAAGCTAAAGAAATGCTCCGAAAATGGGAAGCCAACGATCCTGAAGTGGTGAAACTTTGGGAAATGATGAACAATTGGGTTTACAAAGGTTTTGACAAGACTTATAAGGCTTTGGGAGTTGATTTTGATAAAAATTATTACGAAAGTCAAACCTATATTTTAGGAAAAGATGAAGTGCTGAAGGGCCTTGAAGAAGGTGTTTTCTATAAAAAGGAAGATGGCAGCGTCTGGATAGACCTGAGTGAAGAAGGCCTTGATGAGAAGATCGTTTTGAGAAGTGATGGTACCGCAGTATATATGACGCAGGATATTGGTACGGCGATCCAGCGTTTTCGCGATTTCAACATAAACCAGCTGGTTTACACTGTGGGGAATGAGCAGGATTATCATTTCAAAGTCCTGTTCCTAATTTTGAAAAAGTTAGGTTATGATTGGGCAGATTCATTATACCATTTGAGTTATGGAATGGTAGATCTACCTTCTGGAAAAATGAAAAGCCGCGAAGGAACAGTGGTCGATGCAGATGATTTGATTGAGGAAATGACGCAGACTGCCAAAAGTATTTCTGAAGAACTTGGAAAACTTGATGAATATACTGAAGAGGAAAAAGAAGAACTATACAGAATCATTGGTCTTGGCGCTCTGAAATATTATATTTTAAAGGTTGATCCAAGAAAGCGTATTTTGTTTGACCCTGAAGAATCGGTAGATTTCCAGGGAAATACCGGCCCGTTTATTCAGTACACCTATGCAAGGATTCAGTCCATTCTTAGAAAAGCCGATTTCGATTTTTCTGAAGAACTTTCCAAAGATTTCAGTTTTCATGAAAAGGAAAAAGAACTTATAAAAACCCTTCAGCTTTATCCTGAAACCATTGGTCTTGCAGCCGAAAATCATTCTCCTGCCCTTATTGCCAATTATGTTTATGAACTGGTAAAATCTTTCAATTCGTTTTATCAGAATGTTCCTATTCTCGGAATTGATGATGAAAACGAGAAGATTTTCAGGGTGCAGTTGTCTAATTTGGTAGCGAATGTGATCAAATCAGGGTTTAGGCTATTGGGAATTGAAGTGCCGGAGAGAATGTAA
- a CDS encoding SDR family oxidoreductase has translation MRILLTGANGYIGMRLLPQLIGQGHEVICAVRNRDRFTSYDGIKDHVEIVEIDFIHDDSPPEEIKNIDVAYYLIHSMTAATKDFDRIEATAARNFNKMMANTSVKQVIYLSGIINEDKLSRHLQSRKMVEEILYKGSFNLTVLRAAIIVGSGSSSFEIIRDLCEKLPAMITPKWVKTRCQPIAIRNVIQYLTGVIAREECFNQSFDIGGPDILTYQEMMEQYAEVRKLKIWIIGVPVMSPKLSSYWLYFVTSTSYRLAQNLIDSMSVEVITKDTRLQEMLNIDLIDYKEAIRMAFYKIEQNEVISSWKDSLSSGRFRRDLNRYIQIPTYGCLQDKKSVKIRNPKEVLERLWSIGGQTGWYYADFLWKLRGFMDKMAGGVGLRRGRTHPSKINAGDSLDFWRVLLADKQQRRLLLFAEMKVPGEAWLEFNIDENNILHQNATFRPKGLLGRAYWYSMYPFHYFIFEGMINRIAKGKKM, from the coding sequence ATGCGGATACTACTTACCGGAGCTAACGGCTATATTGGAATGCGACTTTTGCCGCAGCTGATTGGCCAGGGACATGAAGTGATTTGTGCGGTAAGAAACCGCGACCGTTTTACCTCTTATGACGGAATCAAAGACCATGTAGAGATTGTCGAGATTGACTTTATTCATGACGATTCGCCTCCCGAAGAAATTAAAAATATTGATGTTGCATACTACCTCATCCATTCGATGACGGCTGCAACCAAAGATTTTGACAGGATCGAAGCGACCGCCGCCAGGAATTTCAATAAAATGATGGCGAACACCTCGGTAAAACAGGTGATCTATCTAAGCGGAATCATCAATGAAGATAAACTTTCGCGACACCTGCAGTCCAGAAAAATGGTAGAGGAAATCCTCTACAAGGGAAGTTTCAATTTGACGGTTTTAAGAGCAGCAATTATTGTAGGTTCAGGAAGTTCTTCCTTCGAAATTATACGGGACCTGTGCGAAAAACTTCCGGCCATGATCACTCCAAAATGGGTGAAAACGCGCTGCCAGCCTATCGCGATACGCAACGTCATTCAATACCTCACCGGAGTAATCGCAAGAGAAGAATGCTTTAATCAGTCGTTTGATATTGGAGGACCGGACATACTTACGTACCAGGAAATGATGGAACAATATGCCGAAGTACGGAAGTTAAAAATCTGGATCATCGGGGTGCCGGTGATGTCTCCAAAATTGAGTTCCTACTGGTTGTATTTCGTAACCTCAACTTCTTACAGACTGGCACAAAATCTAATTGACTCTATGAGTGTGGAGGTGATCACCAAAGACACCAGACTTCAGGAAATGTTGAATATTGACCTCATAGATTATAAGGAAGCAATTCGAATGGCTTTTTATAAGATAGAACAAAACGAAGTGATTTCCAGCTGGAAAGATTCACTTAGCAGCGGGCGCTTCCGCAGAGATCTCAACAGGTATATTCAAATCCCGACTTACGGATGCCTTCAGGATAAAAAGTCGGTTAAAATAAGAAATCCGAAGGAAGTTCTTGAAAGACTCTGGTCTATTGGTGGTCAAACCGGCTGGTATTACGCCGATTTTCTCTGGAAGCTTCGAGGTTTTATGGATAAAATGGCCGGTGGTGTTGGGCTTCGCCGGGGAAGAACGCATCCATCTAAGATCAATGCCGGGGATTCGCTTGACTTCTGGAGGGTTTTACTTGCCGATAAGCAACAACGCAGGCTGCTACTTTTTGCCGAAATGAAAGTTCCCGGCGAAGCATGGCTGGAATTTAATATAGATGAAAATAATATTCTTCATCAAAATGCGACTTTCAGGCCAAAAGGCTTATTAGGGCGCGCCTACTGGTATTCTATGTACCCATTTCACTATTTTATTTTTGAAGGAATGATCAACCGAATTGCGAAAGGCAAGAAAATGTAA